From one Hypanus sabinus isolate sHypSab1 unplaced genomic scaffold, sHypSab1.hap1 scaffold_395, whole genome shotgun sequence genomic stretch:
- the LOC132388735 gene encoding killer cell lectin-like receptor subfamily B member 1B allele B isoform X1 → MNLSAMSVRTLQLPRDTARCESLYRQSKVKIGNRPYRLICLLCLVTSALIVIVVGLSIHGMHSDLRHQFTEMETKYRSVNETKAQICELLTSRREQTCSKDWMKNKDRCYYVSTFEASFRQAMEECSNRDSRLLEINSRDEASFASNKLLYRNIALWIGKCENGTVGMTLLYNVSPWTSNCRDCEAYLGSYPCDRDRRFICEKSAPLFPDIPEEIQGLCQQPEEAT, encoded by the exons ATGAACCTCTCAGCGATGAGCGTGAGGACCCTCCAATTGCCTCGGGACACGGCGAGATGCGAGTCACTGTAcagacag tcgaaagtgaagatcggaaatagaccgtaccgtctgatctgcctactctgcctagttacatCCGCCCTCATCGTGATAGTGGTCGgactctcgatccatg GAAtgcacagcgatctccgtcaccagttcactgagatggaaacgaagtacagatctgtcaacgaaaccaaggctcaaatctgtgaattgttgaccagcagaagag agcaaacgtgttccaaggactggatgaaaaataaagaccggtgttattacgtATCCACGTTTGAAGCATCTTTCCGCCAAGCGATGgaagaatgttcaaaccgtgactcaaggctgctggaaatcaattcaagggatgaagcg AGCTTTGCATCCAACAAACTGTTGTACCGAAACATTGCactctggattggaaaatgcgaaaacGG GACTGTGGGCATGACCCTCTTGTACAATGTGTCCCCGTGGACGTCCAACTGCAGAGACTGCGAGGCGTACTTAGGGAGTTACCCTTGTGATAGAGATCggcgtttcatctgcgagaagtcggcaccttTGTTCCCGGATATTCCTGAAGAGATCCAGGGTCTCTGCCAACAGCCAGAGGAGGCGACGTGA
- the LOC132388735 gene encoding C-type lectin domain family 12 member A-like isoform X2, producing MRVTVQTAAHEQQSKVKIGNRPYRLICLLCLVTSALIVIVVGLSIHGEWNGLRVQSDRMHSDLRHQFTEMETKYRSVNETKAQICELLTSRREQTCSKDWMKNKDRCYYVSTFEASFRQAMEECSNRDSRLLEINSRDEASFASNKLLYRNIALWIGKCENGTVGMTLLYNVSPWTSNCRDCEAYLGSYPCDRDRRFICEKSAPLFPDIPEEIQGLCQQPEEAT from the exons ATGCGAGTCACTGTAcagacag ctgcgcaTGAACAACagtcgaaagtgaagatcggaaatagaccgtaccgtctgatctgcctactctgcctagttacatCCGCCCTCATCGTGATAGTGGTCGgactctcgatccatggtgagtggaacggtCTCCGAGTGCAGTCAGACC GAAtgcacagcgatctccgtcaccagttcactgagatggaaacgaagtacagatctgtcaacgaaaccaaggctcaaatctgtgaattgttgaccagcagaagag agcaaacgtgttccaaggactggatgaaaaataaagaccggtgttattacgtATCCACGTTTGAAGCATCTTTCCGCCAAGCGATGgaagaatgttcaaaccgtgactcaaggctgctggaaatcaattcaagggatgaagcg AGCTTTGCATCCAACAAACTGTTGTACCGAAACATTGCactctggattggaaaatgcgaaaacGG GACTGTGGGCATGACCCTCTTGTACAATGTGTCCCCGTGGACGTCCAACTGCAGAGACTGCGAGGCGTACTTAGGGAGTTACCCTTGTGATAGAGATCggcgtttcatctgcgagaagtcggcaccttTGTTCCCGGATATTCCTGAAGAGATCCAGGGTCTCTGCCAACAGCCAGAGGAGGCGACGTGA
- the LOC132388735 gene encoding killer cell lectin-like receptor subfamily B member 1B allele B isoform X4, with protein sequence MRVTVQTGMHSDLRHQFTEMETKYRSVNETKAQICELLTSRREQTCSKDWMKNKDRCYYVSTFEASFRQAMEECSNRDSRLLEINSRDEASFASNKLLYRNIALWIGKCENGTVGMTLLYNVSPWTSNCRDCEAYLGSYPCDRDRRFICEKSAPLFPDIPEEIQGLCQQPEEAT encoded by the exons ATGCGAGTCACTGTAcagacag GAAtgcacagcgatctccgtcaccagttcactgagatggaaacgaagtacagatctgtcaacgaaaccaaggctcaaatctgtgaattgttgaccagcagaagag agcaaacgtgttccaaggactggatgaaaaataaagaccggtgttattacgtATCCACGTTTGAAGCATCTTTCCGCCAAGCGATGgaagaatgttcaaaccgtgactcaaggctgctggaaatcaattcaagggatgaagcg AGCTTTGCATCCAACAAACTGTTGTACCGAAACATTGCactctggattggaaaatgcgaaaacGG GACTGTGGGCATGACCCTCTTGTACAATGTGTCCCCGTGGACGTCCAACTGCAGAGACTGCGAGGCGTACTTAGGGAGTTACCCTTGTGATAGAGATCggcgtttcatctgcgagaagtcggcaccttTGTTCCCGGATATTCCTGAAGAGATCCAGGGTCTCTGCCAACAGCCAGAGGAGGCGACGTGA
- the LOC132388735 gene encoding killer cell lectin-like receptor subfamily B member 1B allele B isoform X3, which produces MRVTVQTAAHEQQSKVKIGNRPYRLICLLCLVTSALIVIVVGLSIHGMHSDLRHQFTEMETKYRSVNETKAQICELLTSRREQTCSKDWMKNKDRCYYVSTFEASFRQAMEECSNRDSRLLEINSRDEASFASNKLLYRNIALWIGKCENGTVGMTLLYNVSPWTSNCRDCEAYLGSYPCDRDRRFICEKSAPLFPDIPEEIQGLCQQPEEAT; this is translated from the exons ATGCGAGTCACTGTAcagacag ctgcgcaTGAACAACagtcgaaagtgaagatcggaaatagaccgtaccgtctgatctgcctactctgcctagttacatCCGCCCTCATCGTGATAGTGGTCGgactctcgatccatg GAAtgcacagcgatctccgtcaccagttcactgagatggaaacgaagtacagatctgtcaacgaaaccaaggctcaaatctgtgaattgttgaccagcagaagag agcaaacgtgttccaaggactggatgaaaaataaagaccggtgttattacgtATCCACGTTTGAAGCATCTTTCCGCCAAGCGATGgaagaatgttcaaaccgtgactcaaggctgctggaaatcaattcaagggatgaagcg AGCTTTGCATCCAACAAACTGTTGTACCGAAACATTGCactctggattggaaaatgcgaaaacGG GACTGTGGGCATGACCCTCTTGTACAATGTGTCCCCGTGGACGTCCAACTGCAGAGACTGCGAGGCGTACTTAGGGAGTTACCCTTGTGATAGAGATCggcgtttcatctgcgagaagtcggcaccttTGTTCCCGGATATTCCTGAAGAGATCCAGGGTCTCTGCCAACAGCCAGAGGAGGCGACGTGA